ATTTTCTGGACTCTATACTGATTTCAAGTAGGAAAATAGTCACAGCCTTTACCTCTTAGATCATTTAGTATCAGTAAAAGAAAATGCATACAAATGGTATTACCCTAATTGCAATTCTGAGTGCTGAACAGTGATGGGTACTACAGGTGTTACATGTCCACAAAGCAGAGATAATGATATGAACTCAAATATTGGCAGAGAACTCATGGATAATTGCACCTTTTGAGTTGAACATTTTTGGAGTTTGTAATGTTTTGATAATTGTTTTTAAGATCTCACTTCATTCCCACAATAATCCAGTGATACAAAAGCAAAAGATATTAGAGAGTATTGTTCATGTTGTATAGCATACTGAGTAAAATATTAGTTTTAATAACAATCAAAATAAATGGATGATAATAAGCAACTGTtggcaacaataacaataatagacGACAATAATAGAGaacaataaaacaataataataggcTATTATAAATGCCAGGACTTCTTCCAGATTTTTTACTTAAATGATTTAATTCACTTAACAACACTAAATGGTGATATAGTTGCCAGTCATTTTACAGTGGAGCAGAATGTGACACGGAAAGATTAACAAGCATACATGAGGTCATCATACAGCTAGATGTTGAAACTATAATTCAATTTCAGTCTATCTGGAAAATATTATTCTATAACAATggcacagagccctggtgacagagtCCTAAACACttggctgataatcaaaaggtcaagGGTTCAAACTCTCCAGCTGCTCAATGGAATAAAGACATGGCAAttggcttccctaaagatttacagccttgaaaaccctatggggcagttctactctgcactgtaATGTAGCTACCAGTTCAAATAGTCTCCtcggcaatatatatatatttttttaaccatgGCATGCCATACCTCTTCTCTACTTGGTGGGCAAGGTACAAACCCGTTAGGATGGAGAGATGAAAAGCATCGCGAGACAAGAGGAATCTTGCGTcttgcaaaatttaaggaggcactcacTTTCAGAATTGTGCAAATGCAAGGAGGGCCCTgagcctccttaaattttgcacctCAGGAGCTTCCCTAACTGGTTCCTGTCCTGACCATGATGAAAGCGAATGGTGGGAAAAACAGTCCCAACAACCGAACTCTAAATTACTTTATCAAATACATAACTAGGCAATATGTTAAATTCTAGGGCTATAGGCTTAAAGAACATATTATCATAGAACCATAACTAAAAAGTAATCAATTTAAAATTGGTAAATAGACAATATGTTTGGccaatattatctcatttaattctcacaaagaaGTAAACctttgaaactttaaaaaaaagcttaatatcaCAATTGAGTCAAACtcaagtccattaaaaaaaaatacttatttgcAGTCACAAAACTTATGTGCAGTTGGTCAAATTATCCATATTTAGTGGGTCTGAACATCTTTAAATCTAAAGAATAGTGAGTTTAGAAACAGTTACCTAAATTTGtctgaaaaacaacaaaaaatcatgTTGGGTGCACAGAGCACCCAATGGGTataacaacagccaacatcattcctcCTACTGTCCCACATATAAACATTGCTAACAAATACCCTCCATGCTACCCCTGTTTTCATAGGGTGACCAGTTTTATTATTGGTATCTGAATCAATGTTCCCAGGACAATTTCCCTGAATAAAATCCTCTTATCTTGCCCACTTAATATCCTTCCAAAAGATATTTGTTTTATTCCCTACACAAAATGTAATACTCTCACACTTTTCTTTCTAAACTATCTAATGTGAACTGTATTATAGGAACCTATATGCTTAAAGGcgatctggtggcacagtagttaagtgctcagctgctatccaaaatgttggtagtCCAAGCCTACCAgtggcttcttggaaactctatgtagtAATTCTACTTGTCCCTATAGGGTCCCagagagtcggaatcgactcaatgatggTGGTATGGGTATATGCTTAAAATCATCAAGGAATGCAAGAAGGAAATGTTGAAAGAGGCCGTTGAAAATGTGTGTTAGAAGAGAGTTTATGATAAAGTGTTTGAGAAGCTTGATTCAGAAAATGCATAGAGAACTATAATAGAATTGTCAAGAAGTGTAATTAATTTAAAATGAGATTAGATGGCAAAGCTGAGGGTCCATCTCCAGCAGTTGCCAATTGCTCCAGTGCCTGTGCTGAGTCAGGTATAGCCTGATCTGTCCTGGGCTGTGTTCCGAAAGTATAAGGAAATGATCTTAAAATCACTGTGGATTGTGATTTAACAGGAGGATGTGGGACATACAAAACTAGTGTCATTCTTAACGTGCAAACCATTGCGGTGATCATAAAATCCAACCTGGACACCTCAATACaatttagagaagagaaaaagagataCAGGAAGGCTAAGGAAATGCACATGTAAATTTACCTTTTCCACAGATGAATCATCAAGAAAAATCATCACAAGATAATCTAACTGAAATTATTGAATTTGTTCTCTTGGGCTTTGCTGACATGCCCCACCTCCAGTGGTTCCTTTTTGGATTGTTTTTAATCATCTATATCATTATCCTGTTGAGCAATGGCACCATATTTCTCATAACAAAAATGGATCCTGCTCTCCAGAGCCTTGTGTATTTTTTCCTagcaaatttttccttcttggAAATCTGCTATGTATCAACTACTCTCCCCAGAATGCTGATTAATATTGGGACCCAGAAAAGAACAATTTCCTTCGTtgcctgtgctatgcagatgtgCTTTTTCCTTCTGTTCGGAGGCACAGAATGCTTGCTCCTgacagtgatggcctatgactgctatgtggccatttgtaatCCTCTGCACTATCCTCTAGTCATGAACCACAGGGTCTGCATTCAGTTGGTGACTGGCTCCTGGACCATTGGAATCCCAGTTCAGATACGGCAGACATATCAgattttctctctgcctttttgtGGATCTAAACAAATTAACCACTATTTTTGTGATATCCCGCCAATACTCAAGCTGGCTTGTGGGGACACCTTTGTTAATGAGATGTTGGTCTACACAGTTGCTGTGTTATTTGTCATGGTTCCATTTCTGTTGATACTTGGCTCCTACAGTAAAATcatctccatcatcctgaagttGCCATCAGCCACAAGTCAAGCCAAAGCCTTCTCTACCTGCTCATCTCATCTAATGGTTGTGGTGTTATTCTTTGGATCAGCCATTATTGCCTACTTAAGGCCCAACACTAGACACTCAGAGGGAACTGACAAAATGCTTTCTCTTTTCTACACTATCCTAACTCCTATGTTTAATCCCATGATATATAGTCTAAGGAACAAGGATGTCATAATGGCACTGAGAAAATTGCTTTGTAAATAACTCACTCTATTAAAGAATCAGTTTAATGTATAGAAATTGCtttcttacatatttttaattaaatttcaaCAGATGTATACTTTTAACCGTACCTTgtgatatggattgaattttgtccccccaaaatgtgtgaacttgactaggctatgattttcagtattgcagtgctagtccaccattttgttttatgagtctgAGACCTCTAGAAggcaagtggtttggtttggtgatttctctatgtgttgtaaatcctacctttatgatgttaatgaggcaggagtcagtCTACAACAATAGGTTGTATCTtgtgtcaatcttttttgagataaaagagagaaactagcatagagacagggagacctcctatcacgaagaatgaagaaccagaaggCAAGAGTgttctttagacccagggtccctgcttcgagaagcttctagaccaggggaaaattgatgacaaggaccttacgatggaggcaacagagagaggaagcttcccctggagctgtctctctgaatttggaattctagcctccttgtctgtaagagaataaatttctttttgttaagctATATatacttggggtatttctgttataacccaaacccagtgccgttatagcagcactacattaCTAAGACACCTTGTCTTCCCAAAAAATCATTTCCAAGTTAATAATCTCTTATAAAAAATCTCTCCTCAAATTATATAAGTAATATATGTATTAAACCCATAGCAAATCATTATATTAGTAATTCTATGATTTCATTGTGCAATGTCATCCCTCAATAAAAATTTTTGCTTGGGCTTGTTTAATTTAGTCAGTTGTAATATATAATCTATTAAAAAATACCTAGGGTAAAACATTATTCATTTCCATGAGTGCCCTTACAGTTGTGATACCCATTTTAAGAACCAGGTTTTGCAATATGCATTAATTAAAACTATGCACTGTTCCTTAGGTATCCATGGAGAATTTGTTAGAGGACCCCCACAAATACCAAAATCTGTGGATACTCAAtttccttatataaaatggcacaaTACTTGCATAGAACCTACTCACAAACTTCCATATACTTTAAGTCACCTGTAGATTAcctataatacctaatacaatgcaaATGCtgtgtaaatatttgttatgCAGTCTTGTTTTGGGAATAGTGACAAGACATGAGGTGAACAATGCACAAACAATGAGGGCTGAAGAGAGAGACTGAAGGTCTGTGAcatggtgggaggctacagctgggtatgcctacacatcatttcatttgcatggattcagtgtagtgcttggcacaataacaataataatataatcTTTATGATAAACCTGGAAGAGGTTCTGTGGAGAAGTAACATTTGAACTGAGTCCTAAATAATCAGGAGTAACTATGTAAAGAACACTTTAGGCAGATAAGCATGGAAATAAAGGTAGCGGCCTGATTATATAGCAGTCTTCCATTCCTGTAAGAAATTTGAATTATTCCAAGTACAGTGGGAAGCCATGaaattgttttagattttctgtaGAGAACACTTTGACTGTtagaatctaccaaccactccttggaaaccctatgggacagttctactctctcctatagggtcaccatgaggtggaactgactcaaaggcaaggggtttgatttttttggttgttgctgttttttttttttaatggaaaaaaaaaattaaaaatgcaaatgtcTTAGAAAAGCACTGTAGAGGTTGGTGGGTGCCGTAATGAATCTTTCAAGTGTTTAAATCACTTAAGGCTGCAAACCAAGCCTTGAACAAGAATCAAATGAGATGGGAACCATATTAAATAGCAATTGCTGCATTCTATGATGGTATTTGATtgtctatgtgtgtatatatatatatatatatatatacacacacatatgtcacTTGGTATCCAAGGGGGATTGTTTTCATTATGTCCGCTGATACCAAAATCTGAAGATGCTCAAGTCCGTTTTATAAAATGATGTAATATTTGCATGTAATACATGCACATCTTCCTATATACTTTAAGCCATTTCTAGATTACCTATAATCCTTAATAATGTAAATTCAATGCAAATAGTTGCTATACAGTACTGTATTTTTTAGGGAATAATGTCAGGACAAGAGtcaaacaatgctcaaacaaaGAGTACtggagagagagactgaggacaTGTGAAATTCTGACAGGCTATGTCAGGGAAAGCCTACACATCAGTTTATTTGCATGAATTTAGCATGGCGCTCAGAGCTTGCTGAATCCAAATTTTGCTATtgggaactttcttttttttttgttctacttttccAAATGTGTTTAATCTCAGATGGTTGATTTTGTGGATGGGGAATTCACAGATACACAGGGCCAactgcatatacatacacacacacacacacatacacacacacatacacacactcacacacatgcacacaatgcacacacgcacacacatacacacagacaggtacacagacacacacatacacatacacacacactcatacacacacatgcacatacacacacccacacacacatacaaacacacactcacatacacacacatacacattcacacacacacaaacacacacacacacctacacatacacacatacacatacacacacacatacacataccccacatacacacagacacatacacagacacacacatacacacatatagatatacatatatagtttATATTATTAATGATAATTATATGATATTtattatacatgtatgtatgtatacatatgtgtgtatatctatatatgtatgtatgcatgtagcttggtagtacagtggttaaaggacTCTGCAGATAACAGAaaatggtcaacagttcaaacccaccagccactctgcaggagaatgatgtgggaatctgcaaagacttacagccttagtaaccctatggggaagttctactttgttccaTAGGttgcctatgagttggaattgactcaatggctgtgTGTTTGGCtttggtatatacacacacacacacacataaactctgtgaagaatgggaattccagaggacaaagctgtgctcatgagaaacctgtttAGAGACCACGATGCTgtcgttcaaagagaacaaggggatactgggtgatttaaagtcaggaaaggtgtgcctcagggttatattatttcatcatacttattcaatctgtatactgagcaaataatccaaaaaactgtactccatgaagaagaatggggcatcaggattgaagaaaagGTCATAAACAACCCACATTATGCaggtggcacaaccttgcttgctgaaagtgaagaggacttgaagcaattactgaagaagatcaaagactataaccttcagtgtggattgcacatcaacataaaggaaacaaaaatcctcacaaagggaccaataagcaccatcatgataaacagagagaagactgaagttgttaaggatttcattttacttggattcactatccaaacccgtggaagcagcagtcaagaaatcaaatgacatattgcatcaggcaaaactgctgcaaaggacctctttaagatgATGAGAAACAATGATGACACTTTAAGGAACCAATATCTATATGTACATTTATCATATCTttctacatatgtatgtataaagtGTTAAGACTCTCACattattttatagaaaaaaaaaacagagacacaGAGTTTGCATAATTTTTCCTACTTCACACACATACTACTATTTTACCTCACTACCCAtgttctggaaaccctgctgctaaccaaaacgttggcagtttgaatccacgaggagccacttggaaactctatggggcagttctactctgtcctatagggtcgctatgagccagggtcgacttgatgggaacaggtttttttttttttttttttttttttgtacccatGTTCAGAACCCCTGCTAGAGCAGTGTTTAGGTGCTATGGGTACTAACCAAAAAcagggcagtttgaatccaccagctgctccttgaataACCTATATGACagtttctactttgtcctgtaatgttgctatgagttggactgacttgatggcaacaggtttggtttttaggtttttACCCATAATCTGTTTACAGACTTGGGTTTGAGATAGTCCTTCACCACCTAAGTTTTTGTTTGACTTGGGAAATTATTTCATCCTTCAATGTCactttttatatttgaaaaaaaaaaaaaaaatacgatccTTGCAgtgtttttgtgagaattaatATGTTGTAAAGAGCACACCTAACATGGATTTAGTTTATCACGTGACATTGTAACAGTCTAATTTATGACCA
The window above is part of the Loxodonta africana isolate mLoxAfr1 chromosome 22, mLoxAfr1.hap2, whole genome shotgun sequence genome. Proteins encoded here:
- the LOC100658737 gene encoding olfactory receptor 10AG1-like, which produces MNHQEKSSQDNLTEIIEFVLLGFADMPHLQWFLFGLFLIIYIIILLSNGTIFLITKMDPALQSLVYFFLANFSFLEICYVSTTLPRMLINIGTQKRTISFVACAMQMCFFLLFGGTECLLLTVMAYDCYVAICNPLHYPLVMNHRVCIQLVTGSWTIGIPVQIRQTYQIFSLPFCGSKQINHYFCDIPPILKLACGDTFVNEMLVYTVAVLFVMVPFLLILGSYSKIISIILKLPSATSQAKAFSTCSSHLMVVVLFFGSAIIAYLRPNTRHSEGTDKMLSLFYTILTPMFNPMIYSLRNKDVIMALRKLLCK